From a single Cyclobacterium marinum DSM 745 genomic region:
- a CDS encoding response regulator, with protein MYPFDLIVLIDDDPINNLINKRLINKLNLSPKTIEFLEAEMALQYLKDPKLEKRLLILVDINMPVMNGWDFLSQYLELENGRKDRIIMLSSSIDFQDRQRSKEFPFVSGFIEKPLTHEKLNSLL; from the coding sequence ATGTATCCATTCGATTTAATTGTTTTAATTGATGATGACCCTATTAATAATCTGATCAATAAACGGTTAATCAACAAATTAAATCTATCACCTAAAACCATTGAATTTTTAGAGGCTGAAATGGCACTTCAATACCTCAAGGATCCAAAATTGGAAAAAAGGTTATTGATTCTTGTTGACATTAATATGCCTGTTATGAATGGTTGGGATTTTTTAAGCCAATATTTGGAACTTGAAAATGGAAGGAAAGATCGTATCATTATGCTTTCTAGCTCCATAGATTTTCAAGACAGACAAAGATCCAAGGAGTTCCCTTTTGTCAGCGGTTTTATTGAAAAACCATTGACACACGAAAAACTTAATTCTTTATTGTAA
- a CDS encoding phosphatase domain-containing protein → MKQFYVLRGLTWPFRYLFSLLKRKLGKLDVLRIEVFVVLGNDTHLFVKGRVVEAYKQSRPSDKQNVFHNILATLRRYAGSSVPDAKIELSLGDRKIILITDEEGIFERYHKIGNEKEKMANTVQFSLVEEEGLKAEKSFIEKSVLRFQKTFPRAIISDIDDTIIISKATNIQEKFWLSVSKNAYTRRPFPGVSGFYRLLSSNGDYPVFYVSSSDWNLFDLIKDFMNYRNIPRGPILLKDHHMSLRNIWKSGGGSHVHKVDKISFLMNFYPKLNFVLIGDSGQHDPEIYAEVIQKFPGRVEAVYIRQVGAVDESREEELNALLPANKIAWVQNSTEAIEHAKQHLGL, encoded by the coding sequence ATGAAGCAATTTTATGTGTTAAGAGGGCTGACTTGGCCCTTTAGATACCTATTTTCTTTATTGAAAAGAAAATTGGGTAAACTTGATGTTTTACGTATTGAAGTTTTTGTGGTATTAGGCAATGACACACACCTTTTTGTAAAAGGTCGTGTGGTAGAAGCCTATAAGCAAAGCAGGCCCTCAGACAAGCAAAATGTTTTTCACAATATTCTCGCAACCTTAAGAAGGTATGCCGGAAGTAGTGTGCCTGATGCTAAGATTGAGTTAAGTTTGGGAGACCGGAAAATTATTTTGATAACGGATGAGGAAGGGATTTTTGAGCGGTATCATAAAATTGGCAATGAAAAGGAAAAAATGGCCAATACTGTTCAATTTTCCTTAGTTGAAGAGGAAGGGTTGAAAGCAGAAAAGAGTTTTATAGAGAAGAGTGTATTAAGGTTTCAAAAGACTTTTCCAAGGGCGATAATTTCAGACATTGATGACACCATCATTATATCCAAAGCCACAAATATTCAAGAAAAATTCTGGCTTTCGGTTTCCAAAAATGCTTATACCAGGAGGCCATTTCCCGGGGTTAGTGGTTTTTACCGGTTATTGTCTTCCAATGGTGATTACCCGGTGTTTTATGTTTCAAGTAGCGACTGGAATCTTTTTGACCTGATAAAAGATTTTATGAACTATAGAAACATCCCCAGAGGTCCAATACTATTGAAAGATCATCACATGAGTTTGAGGAATATTTGGAAATCCGGTGGAGGGAGTCATGTGCATAAAGTAGATAAAATATCATTTCTGATGAATTTTTATCCCAAGCTAAACTTTGTCCTTATTGGGGATAGTGGCCAACATGACCCTGAAATTTACGCTGAAGTCATTCAAAAATTTCCGGGTAGGGTAGAGGCAGTGTATATCAGGCAAGTTGGGGCTGTGGATGAAAGTAGGGAGGAGGAATTAAATGCCTTGCTTCCGGCCAATAAAATAGCATGGGTTCAAAACTCTACTGAAGCCATTGAACATGCAAAGCAACACTTGGGCTTATAA